Proteins encoded together in one Pantoea sp. At-9b window:
- a CDS encoding LysR family transcriptional regulator, which produces MLDKLESLKIFCTAAETLKFRETATRLGIAPQLVTRAIAELEKTLGEMLFVRNTRQMKLTPFGQLFWPKAEALLVDSDMLFAEGNKHNSHEISGNVRITLPPLFENHDILRRLLQSLLDYPQLSIEWLPTDAHLNIIDEQIDIGIRIGTVPDNRFIVKTIHPVGVSIVAAPELVARHGMPDSLQDLRHNYPLSALYNRNSGRIWAWQFADGSNFFPVRPAFIATDISSELSAALSGRTYSQLADITVRPYLQRGELVNILPEYNFQAWQLYIFRPHQPLLPARVRLVFDLLTQILRDLFHKQKQVSRK; this is translated from the coding sequence ATGCTGGATAAACTAGAATCACTAAAGATTTTCTGTACTGCCGCAGAAACCCTTAAATTCAGGGAGACCGCGACACGACTGGGAATTGCACCACAACTGGTGACCCGCGCCATTGCAGAACTGGAGAAAACACTGGGTGAGATGCTGTTTGTACGTAACACGCGCCAAATGAAGTTAACGCCTTTTGGACAGCTTTTTTGGCCCAAAGCGGAAGCGCTACTGGTGGACAGTGACATGCTCTTTGCTGAAGGTAACAAGCACAATTCTCACGAAATATCCGGAAACGTGCGAATTACACTCCCGCCACTCTTTGAAAATCACGATATTCTGCGTCGCCTGCTGCAAAGTTTACTGGATTACCCTCAACTCAGCATTGAATGGCTGCCGACAGATGCCCATCTCAACATTATTGACGAGCAAATTGACATCGGCATACGTATTGGAACCGTTCCGGATAACCGTTTTATTGTGAAAACAATCCATCCCGTAGGAGTGAGTATTGTTGCTGCACCGGAACTGGTTGCCCGCCACGGCATGCCGGATTCTTTGCAGGATTTGCGGCACAATTATCCGCTCAGCGCCCTGTATAACAGAAATTCCGGGCGGATCTGGGCATGGCAATTTGCTGATGGCAGTAATTTTTTCCCTGTCCGGCCTGCATTCATTGCCACTGATATCAGCAGTGAATTGTCTGCTGCATTGTCTGGCCGCACCTACAGCCAGCTGGCGGATATTACAGTACGTCCCTATTTACAACGCGGAGAGCTGGTGAATATTTTGCCGGAGTATAACTTCCAGGCCTGGCAATTATATATTTTTCGTCCCCATCAGCCTTTGTTACCTGCCAGAGTTCGTCTGGTCTTTGACCTGCTTACCCAGATCCTCAGAGACCTGTTTCACAAACAGAAACAGGTCTCCCGGAAGTAG
- a CDS encoding sugar O-acetyltransferase: protein MKENDLYQKLAESKPVSMRSPEYAQAISDMGESWKVTHAINHMATEFLDDTLRPLFTQLLGEALDGSSHILPPCYIDFGRQVKVGKNVFINHNCTMMSAGGIEIGDDVQIGPQVTITTTNHDFDDRYTLICKPVRIHNNVWIGAGALILPGVTIGENAVIAGGAVVTRDVEPNVVVGGNPARVLKRLD, encoded by the coding sequence ATGAAAGAGAATGATTTATATCAAAAACTTGCTGAAAGCAAACCCGTCAGCATGCGTTCTCCTGAATATGCGCAGGCAATCAGCGATATGGGAGAGAGCTGGAAAGTCACGCATGCCATTAACCATATGGCGACTGAATTCCTCGACGATACGCTACGTCCTCTCTTTACACAGCTTCTTGGTGAAGCTCTGGACGGTAGTTCACATATTCTGCCGCCATGTTACATCGATTTTGGTCGCCAGGTGAAAGTAGGAAAAAATGTCTTCATCAACCATAACTGCACCATGATGTCTGCTGGCGGCATTGAGATTGGTGATGATGTGCAAATCGGGCCACAGGTAACAATTACTACCACTAACCATGATTTTGACGATCGCTATACTCTTATCTGTAAACCAGTTCGTATCCACAATAACGTGTGGATTGGTGCCGGAGCACTGATTCTGCCTGGCGTAACGATTGGTGAAAACGCAGTAATTGCGGGTGGCGCGGTTGTGACCAGGGATGTGGAGCCTAACGTCGTTGTTGGCGGTAACCCTGCACGCGTGTTGAAACGACTGGATTAA
- a CDS encoding nuclear transport factor 2 family protein, producing the protein MTNHEIAQRLALRELVDTFSNLADEKDVAAQIPLFTADAHINVVMDGKEVFDLKGQQQILDAFSGYLAQFSVVYHINGQQTVTIDGDAAAGIAYCQVVLIKDENGQRIRQTSGVRYHDRYVFQNGKWLIAERLSNFMWTDIQPM; encoded by the coding sequence ATGACTAATCACGAAATAGCCCAGCGCCTGGCGCTCAGAGAACTTGTCGATACTTTTTCTAACCTGGCTGATGAAAAAGATGTTGCAGCACAAATCCCCCTGTTTACTGCTGATGCACATATTAATGTTGTGATGGACGGTAAAGAAGTCTTTGATTTAAAGGGTCAGCAACAAATTCTTGATGCGTTCAGTGGCTATCTGGCACAGTTTTCCGTTGTTTATCATATTAACGGCCAGCAAACGGTAACCATTGATGGTGATGCGGCTGCGGGTATTGCCTATTGTCAGGTAGTATTAATCAAAGATGAGAATGGTCAGCGTATTAGGCAGACCAGCGGCGTGCGCTATCATGACCGTTATGTTTTTCAGAATGGGAAATGGTTGATAGCTGAACGTCTTTCTAATTTTATGTGGACTGATATACAACCAATGTAA
- a CDS encoding iron-containing alcohol dehydrogenase, with protein MKNFTWFNPTTLDFGKDKEKNIGEHLAKHGSRHVLICYGSDRIKRDGLFSIVTESLDKNGITFVECGGIVSNPTLGKVREGINLARQNNVDAVLSIGGGSVLDSVKAIAAGVPYQGDVWDLFIGKSNIDSALPVFDILTLAATGSEMNCGAVVTNEDTAQKYAINSAHLFPVVSVVNPELMKTITREYLVYSAADIIAHSIEGYFTATHQPRFHSRMVEAIIKTVMESTEKLLVDPSDYHARAEFAWASTQALNGLIYSGTEGFSYPNHMIEHSLSALFNVPHGAGLSVVMPAWMKWYQPRNTEQFTRFAREIFGLETAEQGITALEAWFDKIGTPTRLPQLGITEVSAELIENILGNAEWFGINDIYTHSVVVDIMNKAQ; from the coding sequence ATGAAAAACTTCACATGGTTTAACCCCACCACGCTTGATTTCGGGAAAGATAAAGAAAAAAATATTGGCGAGCATCTTGCAAAGCATGGCTCTCGACACGTTCTGATATGTTATGGCAGCGATAGAATTAAACGTGACGGGTTATTTTCCATAGTCACGGAGTCACTCGATAAAAACGGCATTACTTTTGTTGAATGCGGCGGCATCGTTAGTAACCCGACGCTGGGGAAAGTTCGGGAAGGCATCAATCTGGCTCGTCAGAATAATGTTGACGCAGTATTAAGTATTGGTGGTGGATCAGTACTGGACAGCGTTAAAGCTATCGCGGCGGGAGTACCCTATCAGGGGGACGTCTGGGATCTGTTTATTGGTAAAAGTAATATCGACAGTGCATTGCCCGTGTTTGATATTCTGACCCTGGCTGCGACAGGTAGTGAAATGAACTGTGGTGCCGTGGTAACCAATGAAGACACCGCACAAAAGTACGCGATTAACTCCGCTCATCTTTTCCCGGTTGTCTCGGTGGTTAATCCGGAATTAATGAAAACCATTACCCGTGAATATCTGGTTTATTCTGCCGCAGATATTATCGCACATTCTATTGAAGGCTATTTCACTGCAACACATCAGCCACGTTTCCACTCGCGAATGGTTGAGGCTATCATTAAAACCGTGATGGAAAGTACAGAGAAATTGCTGGTAGATCCATCAGATTATCATGCGCGTGCTGAGTTTGCCTGGGCATCCACGCAGGCACTGAATGGTTTAATATATTCCGGTACAGAAGGCTTCAGTTATCCGAACCATATGATTGAACATTCGTTATCCGCCCTGTTTAATGTCCCGCATGGTGCTGGTTTGTCTGTAGTTATGCCTGCGTGGATGAAGTGGTATCAGCCACGTAATACAGAGCAGTTTACCCGATTTGCGCGCGAAATTTTTGGACTCGAAACCGCAGAGCAAGGTATTACAGCACTGGAGGCCTGGTTTGATAAAATTGGCACACCAACCCGCCTTCCGCAACTGGGAATTACTGAAGTTAGCGCTGAACTTATTGAAAACATCCTGGGTAATGCTGAATGGTTCGGCATAAATGACATTTACACCCATAGTGTTGTTGTCGATATTATGAATAAAGCTCAATAA
- a CDS encoding SDR family oxidoreductase: MKDVIVVIGSGSIAQAIARRVSIGKHILLADIKPEIAEAVEHTLSRAGFEVSTTLVDVSSRESVQNLVKEACHIGDVKGVIHTAGLSPSQAKAQDIIRVDLYGTAILFEEFGNVIAPGGSAVVIGSQSSHRLNVDAFTQAQADALATLEPETLLELPWVKEVNDSLYAYQLSKRGNALRVMAEAVKWGKRGARINCISAGIVYTPLAYDELNSVDRGAFYRNMLAKSPAGRGGTPDEIGALAEFLFGPNGTYISGSDILIDGGTTASYKYGELRP; the protein is encoded by the coding sequence ATGAAAGACGTGATTGTTGTTATAGGCAGTGGATCTATTGCTCAGGCTATTGCACGTCGGGTTAGTATTGGTAAGCATATTTTATTGGCTGATATTAAACCTGAAATAGCAGAAGCAGTCGAACATACGTTATCACGTGCCGGGTTTGAAGTAAGTACCACGCTTGTTGATGTCAGTTCACGCGAATCCGTGCAAAATTTAGTAAAAGAAGCCTGCCATATTGGTGATGTAAAAGGTGTTATTCATACAGCCGGACTGTCTCCCTCTCAGGCGAAAGCGCAGGACATTATTCGAGTTGATTTATACGGTACGGCCATACTGTTTGAAGAGTTTGGCAACGTCATTGCGCCAGGTGGGTCAGCCGTTGTGATTGGTTCTCAGTCCAGCCACCGACTGAATGTTGATGCTTTCACACAAGCACAAGCGGATGCTCTGGCGACACTTGAGCCCGAGACGCTGCTCGAACTACCGTGGGTTAAGGAGGTTAATGATAGCCTGTACGCTTACCAGCTTTCCAAGCGAGGTAATGCTTTGCGCGTGATGGCTGAAGCAGTGAAGTGGGGAAAACGTGGAGCCAGAATAAACTGCATCAGCGCCGGGATTGTATACACACCGCTGGCCTATGATGAGCTGAATAGTGTTGACCGTGGTGCATTTTACCGGAATATGCTGGCTAAATCTCCTGCAGGTCGTGGCGGTACGCCTGATGAAATAGGTGCACTTGCTGAGTTTCTTTTTGGGCCGAATGGCACCTATATCAGCGGCAGCGATATATTAATCGATGGTGGTACGACGGCCTCGTATAAATATGGTGAGTTAAGACCGTAA
- a CDS encoding recombinase family protein, with amino-acid sequence MSRVFAYCRVSTLEQTTENQRREIEVAGFTIRPQRLIEEHISGSVAASERPGFTRLLNRMENGDVLIVTKLDRLGRNAMDIRKTVELLADSEIRVHCLALGGVDLTSPAGKMTMQVISAVAEFERDLLIERTHSGIARAKASGKRFGRPSVLNDDQKQLVLERLSTGVTVSAVAREFNTTRQTILRVKAARYSDC; translated from the coding sequence ATGTCACGGGTTTTTGCCTACTGCCGCGTATCCACCCTTGAACAGACAACAGAGAACCAGCGTCGTGAAATTGAAGTGGCGGGTTTTACCATCAGACCCCAGCGACTGATTGAAGAGCATATCAGCGGTTCGGTTGCCGCCAGTGAACGTCCTGGTTTTACCAGACTGCTTAACCGCATGGAAAATGGCGATGTGTTGATTGTCACCAAACTAGATCGTCTCGGACGCAATGCAATGGACATCAGAAAGACAGTTGAACTGCTGGCAGATTCTGAAATTCGGGTTCACTGTCTGGCGCTGGGCGGTGTCGACCTCACCAGCCCTGCCGGGAAAATGACCATGCAGGTGATCTCGGCGGTTGCAGAGTTTGAGCGCGATCTGCTCATTGAGAGAACACATTCTGGAATTGCACGGGCAAAAGCATCAGGGAAACGATTTGGACGTCCCTCCGTACTGAATGATGACCAGAAGCAATTAGTCCTGGAACGACTCAGTACAGGGGTGACTGTGAGTGCGGTGGCTCGTGAATTCAATACCACGCGACAGACTATTCTCAGAGTAAAAGCTGCCAGATATTCAGACTGTTAG
- a CDS encoding LuxR C-terminal-related transcriptional regulator: MSTLSIPKSLIQMFENDTVVGWAIKDRTSKFVYVNKAFKIWQTISTTYDYEGLKIHDVPVPVAEFADIFEQQERFVESSGTVLRAITTHIQGREKIMQPVYNIQEPLYDENGLCIGTVISVRHVNILTPTSLLNGKLNQHATFQTPSELFTEKEWEVMYLLLCNLSLKEISNVLGISVDAVNGRLRSSFKKTGVNSSTALVDFCRTNRFDNYIPQFFLKKGHIVITG; the protein is encoded by the coding sequence ATGAGTACATTATCGATACCGAAAAGTTTGATTCAGATGTTTGAGAATGACACGGTGGTAGGTTGGGCGATAAAAGACAGGACATCAAAGTTTGTTTATGTCAATAAAGCCTTTAAGATCTGGCAAACAATCTCTACCACATATGATTACGAGGGTTTGAAAATTCATGATGTTCCCGTCCCTGTCGCTGAGTTTGCAGATATATTCGAGCAGCAGGAACGATTTGTCGAAAGTTCCGGGACGGTTTTAAGAGCGATCACCACCCATATACAGGGGCGGGAAAAAATAATGCAACCTGTTTATAATATACAGGAACCCCTTTATGATGAAAATGGTTTATGCATAGGCACTGTCATCAGTGTAAGGCATGTGAATATTCTTACCCCCACATCATTATTAAACGGAAAGTTGAATCAACATGCGACTTTTCAGACGCCCTCCGAACTTTTTACCGAAAAGGAGTGGGAAGTGATGTATTTATTGCTATGCAATCTCAGTCTTAAAGAGATAAGTAATGTTCTTGGCATTTCCGTTGATGCCGTCAATGGCAGACTACGCAGCTCATTCAAAAAGACGGGGGTCAACTCATCAACCGCATTAGTTGATTTTTGCAGAACCAACCGGTTTGATAATTATATACCCCAGTTTTTTCTTAAAAAAGGACATATCGTAATAACCGGTTGA
- a CDS encoding PAS domain-containing protein, producing the protein MEFYFKNSLLGWAVKDSSSRYVYANDKACKYFNIPAGKIKGCSDRDLLDDLDSVYENIILDDQKITSTGRMSIVMKILSYGGSDELKAYRVEKRRWCFRDGSPGIICSYIELANVYFSTFITHSSRRSLVFTKPSDFFTDREWEVILLLFCSVKQPIMSNILGISTFTLRNRIIRCCQKAGVLNISSLLQYCYCQGWDNYIPPYFLNKRYLVIDQ; encoded by the coding sequence ATGGAATTTTACTTTAAAAACTCACTACTGGGTTGGGCTGTCAAAGACAGCTCATCCCGATATGTTTATGCAAATGATAAGGCATGCAAATACTTCAACATTCCTGCTGGGAAAATAAAGGGGTGTTCAGACAGAGACTTATTAGATGATCTCGATAGCGTTTATGAAAACATAATACTTGACGACCAGAAAATCACCAGTACAGGAAGGATGAGTATCGTCATGAAAATATTGAGTTATGGTGGCAGTGACGAGCTAAAAGCGTACAGGGTCGAAAAACGACGCTGGTGTTTCAGGGATGGTTCCCCTGGAATAATTTGTAGTTATATTGAGCTGGCAAATGTTTATTTTTCGACTTTTATCACACATTCCAGTCGAAGATCGCTGGTATTCACTAAGCCATCAGATTTTTTCACCGACCGGGAGTGGGAGGTTATCCTGTTATTATTTTGTTCAGTCAAACAGCCTATAATGTCTAATATCCTTGGCATTAGCACTTTTACGTTGAGAAACCGGATAATACGTTGTTGCCAAAAAGCGGGCGTCCTGAATATTTCAAGCCTACTCCAGTACTGCTATTGCCAAGGGTGGGATAATTATATCCCACCCTATTTCTTAAATAAGCGATATTTGGTCATTGATCAATGA
- a CDS encoding helix-turn-helix domain-containing protein, with amino-acid sequence MPERHYDYDEAQPGGKQILPRREQIIEDLTHWIDLNLHAVHSIEDVAARSGYSRWHIQHMFKQVNRVSILAYVRQRRLERAAKDLTEGQESISAIALRHGFGSQQAFSRAFIKWQKMKPSTFRSCAR; translated from the coding sequence TTGCCTGAAAGACATTATGATTACGATGAAGCACAACCAGGAGGAAAACAGATTTTGCCTCGCAGAGAACAAATCATCGAAGATCTGACGCACTGGATTGACCTGAATTTGCATGCCGTACATAGCATCGAGGACGTTGCCGCTCGTTCAGGCTATTCCAGATGGCATATCCAGCATATGTTCAAGCAAGTCAATCGTGTCTCGATCCTGGCTTATGTCCGCCAGCGTCGTCTTGAAAGGGCTGCCAAAGATCTCACAGAAGGCCAGGAGAGTATTTCTGCCATCGCTTTACGGCACGGTTTTGGTTCGCAGCAGGCCTTCAGCAGAGCGTTTATAAAATGGCAGAAGATGAAGCCATCAACCTTTCGCTCCTGCGCAAGGTAA
- a CDS encoding YdgH/BhsA/McbA-like domain containing protein — protein MKTIKALSIAAVAALSLMSAASFAQSVSVTASTLDSAEAKIAAQAQQQGAQYKITEANTNNRVHMTAELYK, from the coding sequence ATGAAAACTATCAAAGCATTATCAATCGCTGCTGTTGCTGCTCTGTCACTGATGTCTGCTGCAAGTTTCGCACAGAGCGTATCCGTTACTGCCTCAACCCTGGACAGTGCAGAAGCTAAAATCGCGGCGCAGGCACAGCAGCAAGGTGCTCAATACAAAATCACCGAAGCGAATACCAACAACCGTGTTCACATGACGGCTGAACTCTACAAATAA
- a CDS encoding AAA family ATPase: protein MLTCFSIANYRSICDLTLPLGRLSVITGENGSGKSNLYKALRLLAETAKEGVVNSLAEEGGLTSTYWAGPETLSRGMKRGDVPIEGGPRHNVVRLKLGFASDHFGYAITLGLPTPSSSAFALDPEIKREVIFNGPSYRPASSLVERKGNMLKVRTDRQWQVVAQKVPVYSSMFDQLADPTTAPEVFQVREMIRNWRFYDHFRTDKDAPARQSQLLTRTPVLHHDGRDLASALQTIIETGDRHALAHAIDDAFPGSRLEVIHHSEGRSAIAFYQQGLLRPLSAAELSDGTLRFILWVAALLTPRPPELMVLNEPETSLHPDLLPALARLILQASQQSQIWVISHANRLVNALMRDPECHIIQLEKELGQTKIQGQDILDVPAWRWPDA from the coding sequence ATGTTAACCTGCTTCTCCATCGCTAATTATCGATCTATCTGCGATCTCACCCTGCCGTTAGGACGATTGAGTGTCATCACGGGAGAGAATGGCAGCGGAAAATCAAACCTCTACAAGGCATTACGTTTGCTGGCGGAGACAGCAAAAGAAGGCGTGGTCAACTCCCTGGCGGAAGAAGGTGGATTAACATCAACCTACTGGGCGGGTCCGGAAACCCTGTCTCGCGGCATGAAACGTGGGGACGTGCCGATTGAAGGAGGACCGCGGCATAATGTCGTCAGGTTGAAGCTGGGTTTTGCCAGTGACCATTTTGGCTATGCCATCACCCTGGGGTTGCCAACACCGAGTTCATCAGCCTTTGCACTTGATCCTGAGATTAAGCGGGAAGTCATTTTTAATGGGCCATCCTACCGCCCTGCTTCCTCGTTAGTGGAACGAAAAGGCAATATGCTGAAAGTCCGTACAGACAGACAGTGGCAAGTTGTCGCACAGAAAGTGCCGGTCTACAGCAGCATGTTTGACCAACTGGCCGATCCCACCACCGCCCCCGAAGTTTTCCAGGTGCGTGAAATGATCCGCAACTGGCGCTTCTACGATCATTTTCGCACCGATAAAGACGCACCCGCTCGCCAGTCTCAGCTACTGACGCGTACCCCGGTGCTACACCATGACGGGCGAGATCTGGCATCGGCACTGCAGACCATTATTGAAACCGGCGATCGCCACGCCCTTGCTCATGCCATTGACGATGCATTCCCCGGCAGTCGGCTGGAAGTCATCCATCATAGCGAGGGACGTAGCGCGATCGCCTTTTACCAACAGGGACTGCTGCGCCCCCTCTCGGCTGCTGAGTTATCCGACGGCACCTTGCGTTTTATTCTCTGGGTGGCCGCGTTGCTGACTCCCCGCCCACCGGAACTGATGGTGCTGAACGAACCGGAAACCAGCCTGCATCCGGACTTGCTGCCCGCGCTGGCGCGGTTAATTCTTCAGGCATCGCAACAGTCGCAAATTTGGGTGATATCGCACGCTAACCGGCTGGTTAATGCGCTGATGCGCGACCCTGAATGTCACATTATTCAGTTGGAAAAAGAGTTAGGGCAAACGAAGATCCAAGGGCAGGACATCCTGGATGTACCTGCCTGGCGCTGGCCTGATGCGTGA
- a CDS encoding DksA/TraR family C4-type zinc finger protein: MASGWSGDGAVQDQIDATVDDAVARARSHLGQGESAHYCDECGEPIPEARRLALPGVRYCVKCQNERDKREASHSGYNRRGSKDSQLR; encoded by the coding sequence ATGGCAAGCGGCTGGTCTGGTGATGGTGCGGTACAGGATCAGATTGACGCCACTGTTGATGACGCAGTCGCGCGAGCACGGAGTCACCTTGGGCAGGGGGAAAGTGCGCACTATTGCGATGAATGTGGTGAACCGATCCCTGAAGCACGACGACTGGCGTTACCCGGTGTCCGTTATTGCGTTAAATGCCAGAACGAGAGGGACAAGCGCGAGGCAAGCCACAGCGGTTACAACCGTCGTGGCAGCAAAGACAGCCAACTGCGCTAA
- a CDS encoding SDR family oxidoreductase: MSHSPHLPVAIVTGGTSGIGLAIVHNLARDHQVYALGRNHAVLDALRSRQNIEAVNIDLLDFNAQQRFIDSLPAINVLVHSAAISEQARVDNASPELWQKHFSINVFAPAELTRLALPALRATRGQVVFINSGSGTLALAGHTVYSASKFALNALAHGLRGEESEHGVRVATVSPGPTDTPMNRKSRERVGNVDAIDPLEYSHPDSVAAAVRLVVDATEETQITDINVRPRRDKAKR, encoded by the coding sequence ATGAGCCATTCCCCTCATTTACCCGTGGCGATTGTCACTGGTGGTACCAGCGGCATCGGTTTAGCCATTGTCCATAATCTTGCACGTGACCACCAAGTCTACGCGTTAGGACGCAATCACGCGGTACTGGATGCGTTGCGCTCGCGGCAAAATATCGAAGCGGTGAATATCGATTTACTGGATTTCAACGCGCAACAACGTTTTATTGACTCACTGCCTGCCATCAATGTGCTGGTGCACTCTGCGGCCATCTCTGAGCAAGCTCGCGTGGATAATGCCAGCCCGGAGTTATGGCAAAAGCACTTTTCAATCAATGTGTTTGCACCTGCGGAGCTGACGCGACTGGCATTACCCGCTTTGCGTGCCACACGCGGTCAGGTGGTGTTTATCAACTCCGGTTCAGGCACCCTCGCGCTGGCCGGGCATACCGTCTACTCTGCCAGCAAGTTTGCGCTCAACGCCCTGGCGCACGGGCTGCGTGGGGAAGAGAGTGAGCATGGCGTGCGCGTAGCAACGGTTTCACCGGGGCCAACCGACACCCCGATGAACCGAAAAAGCCGCGAACGTGTCGGCAACGTCGACGCGATCGATCCGCTGGAATACAGCCATCCTGATTCGGTCGCGGCGGCAGTGCGCCTGGTTGTCGATGCCACAGAAGAAACACAAATCACCGATATCAATGTGCGGCCACGCCGGGATAAGGCGAAGCGTTGA
- the sgrR gene encoding HTH-type transcriptional regulator SgrR, with protein sequence MGTQRLEQHYQKLLTLFPQREALTTLQALADALFCSKRHMRTLIIQMQAAGWLAWFARPGRGHQAKLVLCYSQQELMLVKAERLLDLNDMRGVLTLLGDEKHHLASLLRGRLGHSVQDERQSLRVPYYRRLHNLYPGTPLRRTEIHLVRQIFSGLTCIDEPTGQVKQDVAHRWRRLDALHWCFYLRPGVLFHDGTSLTSRDVVASLARSAQAPLFSHLKNIQAQGELSVMIMLSQPDELLPQLLADPAALILPADHQRRPDFASLPVGSGPYQIAENNEWHLRLTAFDRYFGFRSLLDEIDIITCLESAPSDRPAALLSSGMSDIAYVATHGQQVATSADDPVLERGGYFLLCDSRSSLWQNITHRRWIRAQLAPEAIRQQMPEAVRPLWLPAASLLSDWSHQIEDGEACHPGVQRLRLAYHHQHYEFPMLISACQQILAASGIEVEAKEMSYEAWAAGEGEADVWLGTVNFTLPEAWNVGAWLTGMPLLKTSISGGDAHRFADWQQQWRAGELSAQQLTAIIIREGWLQPLFHHWMRLQGPEQAQGMHFNNLGWFDFTSTWIEPLDA encoded by the coding sequence ATGGGTACGCAACGCCTTGAGCAGCATTATCAAAAATTGTTAACCCTGTTCCCGCAGCGTGAGGCTCTGACCACGTTGCAAGCGCTTGCCGACGCCTTGTTTTGCAGCAAACGGCATATGCGCACCTTGATCATCCAGATGCAAGCTGCGGGATGGCTGGCGTGGTTCGCCCGTCCTGGCCGTGGGCATCAGGCAAAACTGGTGCTGTGCTATTCCCAACAAGAACTGATGTTGGTAAAGGCCGAACGCCTGTTAGATCTGAATGACATGCGCGGTGTACTGACGTTGTTAGGCGATGAGAAGCACCATCTGGCCTCCCTGCTACGTGGGCGTCTGGGCCATAGCGTGCAGGATGAACGCCAGTCATTACGGGTGCCATATTACCGGAGATTGCACAATCTCTACCCCGGAACGCCGTTGCGGCGTACTGAGATTCATCTTGTCAGGCAGATATTCAGCGGTCTGACCTGCATAGATGAACCAACCGGACAGGTTAAGCAGGATGTTGCGCACCGCTGGCGTCGACTTGATGCGTTGCACTGGTGTTTCTATCTGCGTCCTGGGGTGCTGTTTCATGATGGCACATCGTTAACCAGCCGCGATGTGGTGGCTTCCCTTGCCCGCAGCGCGCAAGCACCGCTTTTCTCCCATCTTAAGAATATCCAGGCGCAGGGTGAGTTAAGCGTCATGATCATGCTGAGCCAGCCGGACGAATTGCTACCCCAGCTGCTGGCCGATCCTGCCGCCCTGATTCTGCCCGCAGATCACCAACGGCGGCCTGATTTTGCTTCCCTGCCGGTGGGTTCCGGGCCTTACCAGATCGCGGAGAACAATGAATGGCACCTGCGCCTGACGGCGTTTGATCGCTATTTCGGCTTCAGAAGTCTGTTGGATGAAATAGACATTATCACCTGTCTGGAATCGGCACCGTCCGACCGACCTGCGGCGTTGCTGAGTTCCGGGATGAGCGATATTGCCTACGTTGCCACCCATGGGCAGCAAGTTGCCACCTCTGCGGATGACCCGGTGCTGGAGCGAGGCGGCTACTTTTTGTTATGCGACAGTCGTTCTTCCCTGTGGCAAAACATTACGCACCGTCGTTGGATACGCGCGCAATTAGCGCCGGAAGCCATCAGGCAGCAGATGCCGGAAGCTGTTCGTCCGCTATGGCTACCGGCCGCGAGCCTGCTATCCGACTGGTCGCATCAAATCGAAGACGGGGAAGCATGTCATCCCGGAGTGCAGCGTTTGCGGCTGGCGTACCATCATCAACATTACGAATTTCCGATGTTGATCAGCGCCTGCCAGCAGATTCTGGCAGCCAGTGGCATTGAGGTTGAGGCAAAGGAAATGTCTTATGAAGCCTGGGCTGCCGGAGAAGGTGAAGCCGATGTGTGGTTAGGCACGGTGAATTTTACCTTGCCGGAAGCATGGAATGTCGGCGCCTGGCTAACGGGCATGCCATTATTAAAAACCTCGATTTCCGGCGGCGATGCGCACCGGTTTGCCGACTGGCAGCAGCAATGGCGGGCAGGCGAACTTTCCGCACAGCAACTGACGGCAATCATTATCCGGGAAGGGTGGTTACAGCCGTTATTCCATCACTGGATGCGCTTGCAAGGACCCGAGCAAGCGCAGGGAATGCATTTTAATAATCTGGGCTGGTTCGACTTTACGTCAACCTGGATTGAACCGTTGGACGCGTGA